Proteins encoded in a region of the Nonomuraea helvata genome:
- a CDS encoding Acg family FMN-binding oxidoreductase: protein MSTRTAQQNALAIHAALKAAAWAPSVHNTQPWTFAVSGEEVSVRADANRKLRFSDPEGRQQLISCGAALFNLTTALRCHGYEPVVRVLPDPDRPALLATVRLGEGSTPDEHTAALNAEIEQRRTHRAAFTDLPVPDRLVETLIQQAAAEGARLTPVREPEAIRVIASLTHAAQNAQSQNRLLALEVIRWARPPGSARTDGVPADAYPAEHVLIHPPFAQRDYAWRHDWGTTAGQAASTSTGVVALLTTPGDTRQEWIAAGQALQRVLLHASAYGVSAAFHTQALETNHLREFLREELCFGEYPQMIMRLGITFDTKGAVRRPLSDVVESASLP, encoded by the coding sequence ATGAGCACCCGTACGGCACAGCAGAACGCCCTCGCCATCCACGCGGCACTGAAGGCCGCCGCCTGGGCGCCGTCCGTCCACAACACCCAGCCGTGGACGTTCGCCGTCTCCGGCGAGGAGGTCAGCGTACGCGCCGACGCCAACAGGAAACTACGCTTCAGCGACCCCGAGGGCAGGCAGCAGCTGATCAGTTGTGGGGCCGCGCTGTTCAACCTCACCACGGCGCTGCGCTGCCACGGGTACGAGCCCGTGGTGCGGGTCCTGCCCGACCCGGACCGGCCCGCGCTGCTGGCCACGGTACGGCTGGGCGAGGGCAGCACACCTGACGAGCACACCGCGGCGCTGAACGCCGAGATCGAACAGCGCCGGACCCATCGGGCGGCCTTCACCGATCTACCCGTCCCGGACCGGCTGGTGGAGACGCTGATCCAGCAGGCGGCAGCCGAAGGAGCCAGGCTGACGCCGGTGCGCGAGCCGGAAGCCATACGGGTCATCGCCTCGCTGACCCACGCCGCCCAGAACGCGCAGTCGCAGAACCGGCTGCTCGCCCTCGAGGTCATCCGCTGGGCCCGCCCGCCGGGCAGCGCCCGCACCGACGGCGTGCCCGCCGACGCCTACCCCGCCGAGCACGTCCTGATCCATCCGCCCTTCGCCCAACGCGACTACGCCTGGCGGCATGACTGGGGCACGACGGCCGGCCAAGCCGCGTCGACCTCCACCGGAGTCGTGGCCCTACTCACCACCCCCGGCGACACCCGCCAGGAATGGATCGCCGCGGGACAGGCCCTCCAACGGGTTCTGCTGCACGCCAGCGCATACGGGGTGAGCGCTGCCTTCCACACCCAGGCGCTGGAGACAAACCATCTGCGGGAGTTCCTGCGCGAGGAGCTCTGCTTCGGAGAGTACCCGCAGATGATCATGCGGCTTGGCATCACGTTCGACACCAAAGGCGCGGTCCGCCGCCCGCTGTCCGACGTTGTCGAGTCCGCTTCTCTGCCGTAA